From a single Longimicrobium sp. genomic region:
- a CDS encoding HlyD family secretion protein, whose amino-acid sequence MNAPRNAEGRMNAPKNAEASVIPLRLPDLGDDGQPGARFVKRAVTYTLAFIGLLLVTGLLVSMFVSMDITVKTSGVLEPVQLWPVRAQAGGVVREVLVKSGDTVAAGQPVVRLDALALETQLAQLQAQLRSAEIDRARSAAATPLERAQQSEKLDRARARLSTSRATLLQRMVEHGLGTNVDSMLAAHRPGQHVTLDLAVGEVRGAEAEIRLTGTETGMLALRGFDERKTGTEIDRLRAQAAEVEQRIARSTVLAPAAGVVLTDDVERRLPGALVQEGVTLLEVGDLADWRVTMLVPERDVNKIELGDRVRLEVQAFRQSDRRQLEARVTHVASEPAGSGAAPGAGGAPAAAPTGGGVYRVVASLDRDQVEPGELERFRRGYSVSANVVTRSGRILELVWNYVGEKLNRK is encoded by the coding sequence ATGAATGCACCCAGGAACGCCGAGGGCCGCATGAATGCGCCCAAGAACGCCGAGGCCAGCGTGATTCCCCTGCGCCTTCCCGACCTGGGCGACGACGGGCAGCCGGGTGCAAGGTTCGTCAAGCGCGCGGTGACCTACACGCTGGCGTTCATCGGGCTGCTGCTGGTCACCGGCCTGCTGGTGTCGATGTTCGTGAGCATGGACATCACGGTGAAGACGTCGGGCGTGCTGGAGCCGGTGCAGCTGTGGCCGGTGCGCGCGCAGGCCGGCGGGGTGGTGCGCGAGGTGCTGGTGAAGTCCGGCGACACGGTGGCCGCGGGGCAGCCGGTGGTAAGGCTTGACGCGCTGGCACTGGAAACGCAGCTGGCCCAATTGCAGGCGCAGCTGCGGTCGGCGGAGATCGACCGGGCGCGCAGCGCGGCCGCCACGCCGCTGGAGCGCGCGCAGCAGTCCGAAAAGCTCGACCGCGCCCGCGCCCGGCTGTCTACCTCGCGCGCCACGCTGCTGCAGCGGATGGTGGAGCACGGGCTGGGCACCAACGTCGACTCCATGCTGGCGGCGCACCGGCCGGGGCAGCACGTGACGCTGGACCTGGCCGTGGGCGAGGTGCGCGGCGCCGAGGCCGAGATCCGGCTGACCGGCACCGAAACGGGGATGCTGGCGCTTCGCGGGTTCGACGAGCGCAAGACGGGAACGGAGATCGACCGGCTGCGCGCCCAGGCCGCCGAGGTCGAGCAGCGCATTGCCCGCAGCACGGTGCTCGCGCCCGCCGCGGGCGTGGTGCTCACCGACGACGTGGAGCGGCGGCTGCCGGGTGCGCTGGTGCAGGAGGGCGTCACGCTGCTCGAGGTGGGCGACCTGGCCGACTGGCGGGTGACCATGCTGGTGCCCGAGCGCGACGTCAACAAGATCGAGCTGGGCGACCGCGTGCGGCTGGAGGTGCAGGCCTTCCGCCAGTCGGACCGCCGGCAGCTGGAGGCCCGTGTCACCCACGTGGCGTCGGAGCCGGCAGGGTCCGGCGCCGCGCCCGGAGCGGGGGGCGCCCCCGCGGCCGCGCCGACGGGCGGCGGCGTGTACCGCGTGGTGGCCTCGCTGGACCGCGACCAGGTGGAGCCGGGCGAGCTGGAGCGCTTTCGGCGCGGCTACAGCGTCAGCGCCAACGTGGTCACCCGGTCCGGGCGCATCCTGGAGCTGGTGTGGAACTACGTGGGCGAAAAGCTGAACCGGAAGTGA
- a CDS encoding peptidase domain-containing ABC transporter, which translates to MPPRPTAEIPPLREAFQQFMRLIRLIRPYWGPLVKGMALGLVLGMIGMITPYLSKLLIDEVYPTRSITLMHVLVAGLLAVAVAQGVMGAIRGYFTMFTTAHLTNATGLLFFNHLQHLRIRFFDEHRVGEIMSRFGDVRTSLGTVSRVFETLFVNGAYLILVPPFLFLIQWKLAIVSLITIPLTMLITTMSARLMRKYWKQSAEAFADLGAFQVEVLSHIRTLKAMAGEHQVYAHAQKQMKGALSVQLKGGGFGQVFMATNTIVRALGTAVYTWYAWRLILAQQMTLGDYIAFTAYIGYLYNPISQISNLFAEFQQSAVSLGRMFEYLDAPTEQDPALSYLPPQPVKHVLEGDIRLRGVTFGYTREKAVLRGVNIHFPAGAITAVVGHSGVGKSSILRLLTRMEDPNEGQVFFDGIPATSIAISDLRRQVSVVWQEFSLMKGTVWENLTMGCENPTRADVDDAVRLCRLEPLIRDLPEGYETQVGEWGSTLSGGQRQRLSLARALIRDAPVLLLDEATSNVDMATESQILRDLFGRLQGKTIVFVTHRVATAAMADQIIVLEGGNVAGSGTHAELLQSSDAYRQLLNAGDVPDDGRRLRAVAPAPRRGPGHAVTP; encoded by the coding sequence AGGTATACCCCACCCGCTCGATCACGCTGATGCACGTGCTGGTGGCCGGCCTGCTGGCCGTCGCCGTCGCCCAGGGGGTGATGGGCGCCATCCGCGGCTACTTCACCATGTTCACCACCGCGCACCTGACCAACGCCACCGGACTGCTCTTCTTCAACCACCTGCAGCACCTGCGCATCCGCTTCTTCGACGAGCACCGGGTGGGCGAGATCATGAGCCGGTTCGGCGACGTGCGCACCTCGCTGGGCACGGTGTCGCGCGTGTTCGAGACGCTGTTCGTCAACGGCGCGTACCTGATCCTGGTTCCGCCCTTCCTCTTTCTGATCCAGTGGAAGCTGGCGATCGTGTCGCTGATCACCATCCCCCTGACGATGCTGATCACCACGATGTCGGCGCGGCTGATGAGAAAGTACTGGAAGCAGAGCGCCGAGGCGTTCGCCGACCTGGGCGCCTTCCAGGTAGAGGTGCTCAGCCACATCCGCACGCTCAAGGCGATGGCCGGCGAGCACCAGGTGTACGCGCACGCCCAGAAGCAGATGAAAGGCGCGCTGAGCGTGCAGCTGAAGGGCGGGGGGTTCGGCCAGGTGTTCATGGCTACGAACACCATCGTGCGGGCGCTGGGAACGGCGGTCTACACGTGGTACGCGTGGCGCCTGATCCTGGCGCAGCAGATGACGCTGGGCGACTACATCGCGTTCACCGCCTACATCGGCTACCTGTACAACCCCATCAGCCAGATCTCCAACCTCTTCGCCGAGTTCCAGCAGTCGGCCGTGAGCCTGGGGCGCATGTTCGAGTACCTGGACGCCCCCACCGAGCAGGACCCCGCGCTCTCGTACCTTCCGCCCCAGCCGGTGAAGCACGTGCTGGAAGGCGACATCCGCCTGCGCGGCGTGACATTCGGCTACACCCGGGAAAAGGCCGTGCTGCGCGGCGTGAACATCCACTTTCCCGCGGGGGCGATCACGGCGGTCGTGGGCCACAGCGGGGTGGGCAAGTCGTCCATCCTGCGCCTGCTGACGCGGATGGAGGACCCCAACGAGGGGCAGGTGTTCTTCGACGGCATCCCCGCCACCAGCATCGCCATCTCCGACCTGCGGCGGCAGGTGTCCGTCGTCTGGCAGGAGTTCAGCCTGATGAAGGGCACCGTCTGGGAAAACCTGACGATGGGCTGCGAGAACCCCACCCGGGCCGACGTGGACGACGCGGTGAGGCTGTGCCGCCTGGAGCCGCTGATCCGCGACCTCCCCGAGGGATACGAGACGCAGGTGGGCGAGTGGGGATCCACCCTCTCCGGCGGCCAGCGGCAGCGGCTGTCGCTGGCCCGCGCGCTGATCCGCGACGCCCCCGTGCTGCTGCTGGACGAGGCTACCTCCAATGTGGACATGGCCACCGAGTCGCAGATCCTTCGCGACCTGTTCGGCCGGCTGCAGGGAAAGACGATCGTCTTCGTGACCCACCGCGTGGCCACCGCGGCCATGGCCGACCAGATCATCGTGCTGGAGGGCGGCAATGTGGCCGGCTCCGGCACCCACGCCGAGCTGCTGCAGAGCAGCGACGCCTACCGCCAGCTGCTGAACGCCGGCGATGTGCCCGATGACGGGCGGCGGCTTCGCGCCGTGGCTCCGGCCCCGCGCCGTGGCCCCGGCCACGCGGTGACGCCATGA